One Roseiconus lacunae genomic region harbors:
- a CDS encoding FHA domain-containing protein: MNFFDDNDENQDFAGKYGQLVPIGGGDPIPLTKDRLVVGRRGECDIQLKFNNVSGQHARMTLEQGYWFIRDMNSRNGIKVDGRPVIRKRLDPKCKLAIARHVYTVEYDPQLLGAYGPPPADDEYLDEVMKSSLMSRAGVSKRDSKGYTNKKTD, encoded by the coding sequence GTGAATTTTTTTGACGACAATGACGAAAACCAGGACTTCGCCGGAAAGTATGGTCAATTGGTGCCCATCGGGGGTGGAGATCCGATTCCGCTGACCAAAGATCGGCTGGTCGTCGGGCGCCGTGGTGAGTGCGATATTCAGTTGAAGTTCAATAACGTCTCCGGTCAACATGCACGGATGACATTGGAGCAGGGTTATTGGTTCATTCGCGACATGAACAGTCGCAACGGGATCAAAGTGGATGGCCGACCGGTGATCCGCAAACGGCTCGATCCGAAATGTAAACTTGCCATCGCTCGTCACGTTTACACCGTCGAGTATGACCCGCAGTTGCTCGGTGCCTACGGTCCACCGCCGGCCGACGACGAGTACCTCGATGAGGTCATGAAGAGTTCGCTGATGTCGCGTGCCGGCGTCAGCAAACGCGACTCGAAAGGGTATACAAACAAAAAGACCGACTAA